A region of Halalkaliarchaeum desulfuricum DNA encodes the following proteins:
- a CDS encoding DUF7557 family protein translates to MSTTIRVSDDTKSMLSLLKNEDESWDEFLARLARRDRDVEDLGGFADEGVVADMEAARETARGDWDERMDS, encoded by the coding sequence ATGAGTACAACCATCAGGGTATCAGACGATACAAAGTCGATGTTGTCTCTCCTGAAAAACGAAGACGAGAGCTGGGACGAGTTTCTCGCCCGTCTCGCTCGCCGGGACCGTGACGTCGAAGATCTCGGCGGGTTCGCTGACGAGGGCGTCGTCGCGGATATGGAGGCTGCCCGGGAGACGGCACGTGGTGACTGGGACGAGCGCATGGATTCATGA
- the mntA gene encoding type VII toxin-antitoxin system MntA family adenylyltransferase antitoxin, which yields MPEDGAPTLEGVDVEGIREYLEGWELEFALLFGSRARGDSEASSDIDVALRFPKGTDEGERFRRRNRIDAALQAYADGFVDVSDIDRVPTPIAYRALQDGVVLLGDERTVEAYRKRVEAEYEATAEEREREHREFIDRLASGDV from the coding sequence ATGCCCGAAGACGGGGCTCCGACGCTGGAAGGCGTGGATGTCGAGGGGATCCGCGAGTATCTCGAGGGGTGGGAGCTCGAGTTCGCGTTGCTGTTCGGTTCCCGTGCCCGAGGCGATAGCGAAGCGTCCTCGGACATCGATGTCGCGCTCCGGTTTCCCAAAGGGACGGACGAAGGTGAGCGGTTCCGCCGCCGAAACCGGATCGACGCCGCCCTCCAGGCGTATGCGGACGGGTTCGTCGACGTCAGCGACATCGATCGGGTCCCGACCCCTATCGCGTACCGGGCACTTCAGGACGGGGTGGTTCTCCTCGGAGACGAACGGACGGTGGAGGCGTATCGGAAGCGAGTCGAAGCCGAATACGAAGCGACCGCAGAGGAACGGGAGCGGGAACACCGAGAGTTTATCGATCGTCTCGCCAGCGGGGACGTCTGA
- the hepT gene encoding type VII toxin-antitoxin system HepT family RNase toxin yields MTREEYVSDVVVQRAVERTFMNLIQSCIDLAQHIRAAENLAPDGTSKQAFESLGDAGIISRETQEKLAEAAGFRNVLAHRYGDVDHDLVYDVLHNDLHWFERFQQEIAQWIQRRSE; encoded by the coding sequence CTGACGAGAGAAGAGTACGTTTCGGACGTCGTTGTCCAACGGGCGGTCGAACGGACGTTCATGAACCTGATACAGTCCTGTATCGACCTGGCACAGCACATCAGAGCAGCTGAAAACCTCGCCCCCGATGGAACCTCGAAACAGGCGTTCGAGTCCCTGGGTGACGCCGGAATCATCTCGCGAGAGACACAGGAGAAACTGGCGGAGGCTGCCGGATTCAGGAACGTTCTCGCTCACAGATACGGGGATGTCGATCACGACCTCGTCTACGACGTCTTGCACAACGACCTCCACTGGTTCGAACGGTTCCAACAGGAAATCGCACAGTGGATCCAACGCCGATCCGAGTGA
- a CDS encoding type II toxin-antitoxin system RelE family toxin produces MSEGEWTWELSSTAQDDLRVLPAKEQDRILEKLDEICTSPWRDPPDYGEPLRNSPYRKICIGEFRCSVVFKRDESRVVVARIKRRGGSYTADDD; encoded by the coding sequence ATGAGTGAGGGCGAGTGGACGTGGGAACTCTCATCGACGGCCCAGGATGATCTGAGGGTACTCCCGGCGAAAGAGCAGGACCGCATCCTTGAGAAACTCGACGAGATCTGTACCTCTCCGTGGCGTGATCCTCCCGACTACGGCGAACCACTTCGGAACAGCCCCTACAGGAAGATCTGTATCGGCGAGTTTCGGTGCTCCGTAGTTTTTAAAAGGGACGAAAGCCGGGTAGTGGTCGCTCGAATCAAGCGTCGCGGCGGTTCGTATACGGCTGACGACGACTGA
- a CDS encoding ribbon-helix-helix domain-containing protein, translating to MSEATTSGGGEDEIVTVNFKTTEGFLEAIDDTWQGRGFNSRSEFIRYALRDAVETPTFDRDELVALLQAEADIRDGRTMQAEEARERFGTDDE from the coding sequence ATGTCCGAAGCAACCACGAGCGGGGGTGGAGAGGACGAGATCGTCACGGTAAATTTCAAGACCACGGAGGGGTTCCTCGAAGCGATCGACGACACGTGGCAGGGACGTGGATTCAACAGTCGGAGCGAGTTCATTCGCTACGCGCTGCGGGACGCCGTCGAGACCCCGACGTTCGACCGCGACGAACTCGTCGCCCTTCTCCAGGCCGAGGCGGATATCCGGGACGGGCGAACGATGCAGGCGGAGGAGGCCCGCGAGCGGTTCGGAACGGACGATGAGTGA
- a CDS encoding AN1-type zinc finger protein gives MTDSCSVCGESVAGQFSYTCSYCDRTHCTDHRLPEKHDCPSLYGHRSFETARDGTPPKPAGHRPTEESRSQSTSKTDATGDHRECNRRKQQQRKTRRDELQARRKEKFSSPNVNPDGSLQTPEYEEDIQDIATTQQRDESSSNRLLSRSTWLLLAVVLVSIAVIVYVSF, from the coding sequence ATGACTGACTCCTGCTCCGTTTGCGGCGAGTCCGTCGCCGGTCAATTCAGCTACACCTGCTCCTACTGCGATCGAACCCACTGCACGGACCACCGGCTCCCCGAGAAACACGACTGCCCATCCCTGTACGGCCACAGGTCGTTCGAGACTGCCCGAGACGGGACACCGCCGAAACCCGCCGGCCATCGCCCGACTGAGGAGTCTAGATCGCAATCGACCTCGAAGACGGACGCGACCGGGGATCACCGCGAGTGTAACAGACGAAAACAGCAACAGCGGAAGACGCGCCGTGACGAACTCCAGGCCCGACGGAAGGAGAAGTTCAGCAGCCCGAACGTCAATCCCGACGGATCGCTGCAAACCCCCGAATACGAGGAGGACATCCAGGATATCGCAACAACACAGCAGAGAGATGAGTCGTCCTCGAACCGACTGCTCTCAAGATCGACATGGCTCCTGCTGGCGGTGGTTCTCGTCTCAATCGCGGTTATCGTGTACGTCTCTTTTTAA
- a CDS encoding DUF5615 family PIN-like protein — MKLCCDENKKRSITTLLTQEGFNVVRVQDKLDIGFEDEEIVRFCRETDRILLTNDDDFFEFGDHPGILFLDEQ; from the coding sequence ATGAAACTCTGCTGCGATGAGAATAAAAAACGGTCCATCACGACGCTTCTCACTCAGGAAGGATTCAATGTCGTTCGCGTGCAGGATAAACTCGATATCGGCTTCGAAGACGAGGAGATCGTGCGCTTTTGCCGCGAAACCGATCGGATCCTATTGACGAATGACGATGACTTCTTCGAATTCGGCGATCACCCGGGCATTCTGTTTCTCGACGAACAGTGA
- a CDS encoding DUF433 domain-containing protein, with protein MRGIVSTDGVMGGQPRIEGRRISVLQIVEWVHEEGMDPETVAAEFDLDMADIYRALAYYYDNVESMDPWRERRQRRLREGRDDQHRPDSASERV; from the coding sequence ATGAGAGGAATTGTTTCGACGGACGGCGTGATGGGCGGCCAGCCCCGGATCGAAGGTCGTCGAATCAGCGTCCTGCAGATCGTCGAGTGGGTCCACGAAGAGGGGATGGACCCGGAAACCGTCGCTGCGGAGTTCGACCTCGACATGGCCGATATCTATCGTGCACTCGCCTACTATTACGACAACGTCGAGTCGATGGATCCCTGGCGCGAGCGTCGCCAGCGTCGACTTCGTGAGGGTCGAGACGACCAGCATCGTCCAGATTCCGCTTCGGAACGTGTATGA
- a CDS encoding nucleotidyltransferase domain-containing protein: MSTDDHSDREAREPARLREAAATATERIQNRLGDVVETVTLFGSVARGDATADSDVDLLVVINETAEFTHVDDQLLEIAYDVSLEYDCRVEIHSLRADEFTARKERGEPFVSAAVTEGKSDV; encoded by the coding sequence GTGTCGACCGACGACCATTCCGACCGCGAAGCCCGGGAGCCGGCTCGGCTACGAGAGGCAGCAGCTACTGCGACGGAACGAATCCAAAATCGACTTGGTGACGTTGTCGAGACCGTCACACTGTTCGGCTCGGTCGCCCGGGGTGACGCGACGGCAGACAGCGACGTCGACTTGCTCGTCGTCATCAACGAGACGGCAGAGTTCACCCACGTCGACGATCAGCTTCTCGAAATCGCCTACGACGTGAGCCTCGAATACGACTGCCGCGTCGAGATCCATTCGCTTCGGGCCGATGAATTCACCGCCCGCAAAGAACGGGGAGAGCCGTTCGTGAGTGCCGCCGTCACGGAGGGCAAATCGGATGTCTGA
- a CDS encoding HEPN domain-containing protein — protein MSDGDDSTDVPRVDIERELERADQMLSDAETAVDIGISKATVVNRLYYACFHAAQAALYARGQNPQSHGQVQTLLGKS, from the coding sequence ATGTCTGACGGCGACGATTCGACCGACGTGCCACGGGTCGATATCGAGCGGGAGCTGGAACGAGCCGACCAAATGCTCTCGGACGCTGAAACAGCCGTTGACATCGGAATTTCGAAGGCAACGGTCGTCAACCGTCTGTATTATGCGTGTTTCCACGCCGCTCAAGCTGCGCTATACGCCCGCGGCCAGAATCCACAGTCCCACGGTCAGGTGCAGACACTCCTCGGGAAGAGCTGA
- a CDS encoding HhH-GPD family protein produces MPTTGDDAETADAETGDAENTNPETALPSDLEPIQTALVEWYEDDHREFPWRETTDPYPVLVSEVMSQQTQLDRVVDAWEAFLEEWPTVDALAAADRADVVAFWSDHSLGYNNRARYLHEAATQIREEFDGDFPETPAELQELMGVGPYTANAVASFAFNAGDAVVDTNVKRVLYRAFSVTDDDRAFEEVADRLQPAGQSRIWNNAIMELGGVACGQTPRCDEAGCPWRWWCRAYETGDFTAPDVPEQPSFEGSRRQFRGRVIQALSEYDELVLDELGPRVRVDYSPDGNYGREWLRELLDGLEDDGLVEVEADSGDPTTDRDSEYGTERDGPTVRLRR; encoded by the coding sequence ATGCCGACCACCGGCGACGACGCCGAGACCGCCGACGCCGAGACCGGCGACGCCGAGAACACCAACCCCGAGACCGCCCTCCCGTCGGATCTAGAGCCGATACAGACGGCCCTCGTCGAGTGGTACGAAGATGATCACCGCGAGTTCCCGTGGCGGGAGACGACCGACCCGTATCCGGTGCTCGTCTCGGAGGTGATGAGCCAGCAGACCCAACTCGACCGGGTGGTCGACGCCTGGGAGGCGTTCCTCGAGGAGTGGCCGACCGTCGACGCGCTCGCGGCGGCCGACCGGGCCGACGTGGTGGCGTTCTGGAGCGATCACTCGCTGGGATACAACAACCGGGCGCGCTACCTCCATGAGGCTGCAACCCAGATCCGCGAGGAGTTCGACGGCGACTTCCCCGAGACGCCGGCGGAACTCCAGGAGCTGATGGGCGTTGGCCCCTACACCGCCAACGCGGTGGCGTCGTTCGCCTTCAATGCGGGCGACGCCGTCGTCGACACCAACGTGAAACGGGTGCTGTATCGCGCCTTTTCAGTGACGGACGACGACCGTGCGTTCGAGGAGGTCGCTGATCGACTCCAGCCCGCCGGACAATCCCGAATCTGGAACAACGCGATCATGGAACTGGGCGGGGTCGCCTGTGGGCAGACGCCCCGATGTGACGAGGCGGGCTGTCCGTGGCGGTGGTGGTGCCGCGCGTACGAAACCGGCGACTTTACCGCGCCCGACGTCCCCGAACAGCCGAGCTTCGAGGGGAGTCGACGGCAGTTCCGGGGGCGCGTTATCCAGGCGCTTTCGGAGTACGACGAACTCGTACTCGACGAACTCGGGCCGCGGGTTCGGGTCGACTACTCGCCCGACGGGAACTATGGCAGGGAGTGGCTCCGGGAACTGCTCGACGGGCTGGAAGACGACGGGCTCGTCGAAGTCGAAGCCGACAGCGGGGACCCAACAACCGATCGAGACTCCGAGTACGGCACAGAACGCGACGGACCGACAGTCCGATTGCGGCGGTGA
- a CDS encoding class I SAM-dependent methyltransferase: protein MGHHTFDIDQAENLEDEGRYRYLSAEEFRSLVRPADGETLADLGSGTGFYTDLIAPDIERLYAVDVQAEMHEYYREKGLPESVETVTADVADLPVADDELDGAFSTMTYHEFVGDDALAELARVIRPGGRLVVVDWSARGDGESGPPVEEREDLSAAAGALADAGFRVTRGEERNETFLVAAIRS, encoded by the coding sequence ATGGGCCATCACACGTTCGACATCGACCAGGCCGAAAACCTCGAGGACGAAGGACGCTACCGGTATCTCTCCGCCGAAGAGTTCCGGTCGCTGGTTCGACCAGCCGACGGCGAGACGCTCGCAGATCTCGGCTCCGGAACCGGCTTCTACACCGATCTGATCGCGCCGGACATCGAGCGGCTGTACGCCGTCGACGTTCAAGCGGAAATGCACGAGTACTACCGCGAGAAGGGGCTGCCGGAGTCGGTCGAAACCGTCACCGCCGACGTGGCGGACCTCCCGGTTGCAGACGACGAACTCGACGGCGCGTTCTCGACGATGACCTATCACGAGTTCGTCGGCGACGACGCGCTCGCGGAACTCGCCAGGGTGATCCGTCCGGGCGGGCGGCTAGTGGTCGTGGACTGGTCGGCGCGCGGCGACGGCGAGTCCGGGCCGCCGGTCGAAGAACGGGAGGATCTCTCCGCGGCTGCCGGCGCGCTCGCCGACGCCGGATTTCGGGTCACGCGGGGCGAGGAACGCAACGAGACCTTTCTCGTCGCGGCGATCCGGTCGTAA
- a CDS encoding BolA family protein, with product MEIEAIEGRIEEAIADSEATVSRPRTYDENHEDEHFAAVVVSPAFDGLSLVEQHQLVYDALDEWMTEQIHALEIKTYTPEEYEEFGSES from the coding sequence ATGGAGATCGAAGCCATCGAAGGGCGGATCGAGGAGGCGATCGCGGACTCGGAAGCGACCGTCTCGCGCCCGCGCACCTACGACGAGAACCACGAGGACGAACACTTCGCAGCCGTCGTCGTCTCCCCGGCCTTCGATGGGCTCTCGCTGGTCGAGCAACACCAGCTCGTGTACGACGCGCTCGACGAGTGGATGACCGAGCAGATCCACGCGCTGGAGATCAAGACCTACACGCCCGAGGAGTACGAGGAGTTCGGGAGCGAGTCGTAG
- a CDS encoding class II fumarate hydratase: MGEDYRTESDSLGEMQVPADAYWGAQTQRAVENFPISGITFGRRFIRALGVVKKSAAQANRELGLLEADIADAIVAAADEVIAGEHDDQFPVDIFQTGSGTSSNMNANEVIANRAAEIMGAEIGDRIVHPNDHVNYGQSSNDVIPTAMHVAALEAVEKDLVPALETLQAALAEKEAEFDGVVKTGRTHLQDATPVRLGQEFGGYRTQIEKGIKRVTDVQDHLRELALGGTATGTGLNTHPDFPGLAAEYISEETGTEFREADDHFEAQAAHDAMGEAHGALRTVAGSMNKIANDLRLLASGPRNGLGEIEQPENQPGSSIMPGKINPVVAEAVNQVHKQVVGNDAAVSAGAARGELDLNLYKPVLAHNFLQSSELLANAAETFGERFVAKLEANQQHCAEQVDQAMALATALNPAIGYDNAAKVAKKALEEGKTVREVAIAEGHLTEAEADEVLDPERMTHRGILGDD; the protein is encoded by the coding sequence ATGGGAGAGGATTACCGAACCGAATCGGACAGTCTCGGCGAGATGCAGGTACCGGCGGACGCCTACTGGGGGGCCCAGACCCAGCGCGCGGTGGAGAACTTCCCCATCTCGGGGATCACGTTCGGGCGACGGTTCATCCGGGCGCTCGGTGTGGTGAAGAAGTCGGCCGCACAGGCAAACCGCGAACTGGGGCTGCTCGAGGCGGACATCGCCGACGCGATCGTGGCGGCCGCAGACGAGGTGATCGCGGGGGAACACGACGATCAGTTCCCGGTTGACATCTTCCAGACCGGCTCGGGCACCTCCTCGAACATGAACGCAAACGAGGTGATCGCCAACCGCGCGGCCGAGATCATGGGCGCCGAAATCGGCGACCGGATCGTCCACCCGAACGACCACGTCAACTACGGCCAGTCGAGCAACGACGTGATCCCGACGGCGATGCACGTGGCGGCCCTGGAGGCCGTCGAGAAGGATCTCGTTCCCGCCCTCGAGACGCTCCAGGCCGCGCTCGCGGAGAAGGAGGCCGAATTCGACGGCGTCGTCAAGACCGGTCGAACCCACCTCCAGGACGCCACCCCCGTCCGGCTGGGCCAGGAGTTCGGCGGCTACCGCACCCAGATCGAGAAGGGGATCAAACGCGTCACCGACGTCCAGGATCACCTCCGCGAGCTGGCGCTGGGGGGGACTGCAACGGGAACCGGGCTGAATACCCACCCTGACTTCCCCGGACTCGCCGCAGAGTACATTTCCGAGGAGACCGGCACGGAGTTCCGGGAGGCCGACGACCACTTCGAGGCGCAGGCGGCCCACGACGCGATGGGAGAGGCCCACGGCGCGCTCCGGACCGTCGCCGGCTCGATGAACAAGATCGCAAACGACCTCCGCCTGCTGGCGTCGGGTCCACGAAACGGGCTCGGCGAGATCGAACAGCCCGAAAACCAGCCCGGCAGCAGCATCATGCCCGGGAAGATCAACCCGGTGGTGGCAGAGGCGGTCAACCAGGTCCACAAGCAGGTCGTGGGCAACGACGCCGCCGTTTCCGCCGGCGCCGCGCGTGGGGAACTGGATCTCAACCTCTACAAGCCGGTGCTGGCGCACAACTTCCTGCAGTCGAGTGAGCTGCTCGCGAACGCGGCCGAGACGTTCGGCGAGCGGTTCGTCGCGAAACTCGAAGCCAACCAGCAGCATTGCGCCGAGCAGGTCGACCAGGCGATGGCGCTGGCGACCGCACTCAATCCGGCGATCGGCTACGACAACGCCGCAAAAGTCGCCAAAAAAGCGCTCGAGGAGGGCAAGACCGTCCGCGAGGTCGCGATCGCCGAGGGACATCTCACCGAGGCAGAGGCCGACGAGGTGCTCGATCCCGAGAGGATGACTCACCGGGGCATCCTCGGCGACGACTGA